From the Roseateles sp. XES5 genome, one window contains:
- the murD gene encoding UDP-N-acetylmuramoyl-L-alanine--D-glutamate ligase, with protein sequence MIPVTTFKGKAVALFGLGGSGLATALALAAGGADVTAWDDSPASVENASTAGIRTGDLRNLDWKTIDALVLSPGVPLTHPKPHWSAELARAAGVEIVGDVELFVRERRAHAPDCPFVAITGTNGKSTTTALIAHILKASGRDTQLGGNIGTAVLTLDPPKAGRFYVVECSSYQIDLAPSLNPSAGILLNLTPDHLDRHGSMQHYADVKERLVAGSKTAIVGVDDTFCEIIADRVERAGTKVVRISKRNVLADGIYADGARLILAQSGATRQIADLAAIQTLRGSHNAQNAAAAVAACLAVGVGEDEIRAGLASFPGLKHRMQPVGRKGETLFVNDSKATNADAAAPALSSFERIYWIAGGVPKEGGIASLGSFFPKIAKAYLIGEAAAAFAETLGGAVPHDMSGTLERAVQDAAADAERDGGSVAVLLSPACASFDQYKNFEVRGDAFVKHVAALPGVSMLVAV encoded by the coding sequence ATGATCCCGGTCACCACCTTCAAAGGCAAGGCCGTCGCGCTCTTCGGGCTCGGCGGCTCCGGCCTTGCGACGGCGCTGGCGCTTGCCGCGGGCGGCGCCGACGTCACCGCCTGGGACGACAGCCCGGCAAGCGTCGAGAACGCGTCCACGGCCGGCATCCGGACCGGGGACCTGCGCAATCTCGACTGGAAGACCATCGATGCGCTGGTGCTGTCGCCCGGCGTGCCGCTGACCCATCCCAAGCCGCACTGGAGCGCCGAGCTTGCGCGCGCCGCCGGTGTCGAGATCGTCGGCGATGTCGAGCTGTTCGTGCGCGAGCGCCGGGCGCATGCGCCCGATTGCCCCTTCGTCGCCATCACCGGTACGAACGGCAAGTCCACCACCACGGCGCTCATCGCCCATATCCTGAAAGCGAGCGGCCGCGACACGCAGCTCGGCGGCAATATCGGCACGGCCGTGCTGACGCTGGACCCGCCCAAGGCCGGCCGGTTCTATGTCGTCGAGTGCTCGTCCTACCAGATCGACCTCGCCCCCTCGCTCAACCCCTCCGCCGGCATCCTGCTCAATCTGACGCCCGATCACCTCGACCGTCACGGCTCGATGCAGCACTATGCCGACGTCAAGGAACGGCTGGTCGCCGGCAGCAAGACCGCGATCGTCGGCGTCGACGACACGTTCTGCGAAATCATCGCCGACCGCGTGGAGCGGGCCGGCACGAAGGTCGTGCGCATTTCCAAGCGCAACGTTCTGGCCGACGGCATCTATGCCGATGGCGCGCGCCTGATCCTGGCGCAAAGCGGGGCCACGCGGCAGATCGCCGACCTTGCGGCGATCCAGACGCTGCGGGGCAGCCACAATGCCCAGAACGCCGCGGCCGCCGTTGCCGCCTGCCTGGCGGTTGGCGTCGGCGAGGACGAGATCCGCGCCGGGCTTGCCTCCTTCCCCGGTCTCAAGCACCGCATGCAGCCGGTCGGGCGCAAGGGCGAAACGCTCTTCGTCAACGATTCCAAGGCGACGAATGCCGATGCGGCAGCGCCCGCCCTGTCGAGCTTCGAGCGCATCTACTGGATTGCCGGCGGCGTGCCGAAAGAGGGGGGCATCGCCTCCCTCGGAAGCTTCTTCCCGAAGATCGCCAAGGCCTATCTCATCGGCGAGGCGGCGGCGGCTTTCGCCGAAACGCTCGGCGGCGCGGTACCGCACGACATGTCCGGCACGCTGGAACGGGCGGTGCAGGACGCGGCGGCGGATGCGGAAAGGGACGGCGGTTCCGTTGCGGTTCTGCTTTCCCCGGCTTGCGCAAGCTTCGACCAGTACAAGAACTTTGAAGTCCGCGGCGATGCCTTCGTGAAACACGTCGCGGCGTTGCCCGGCGTGTCGATGCTGGTCGCGGTTTGA
- the murG gene encoding undecaprenyldiphospho-muramoylpentapeptide beta-N-acetylglucosaminyltransferase → MNKGIVLLAAGGTGGHLFPAEALAHELKAGGWSVHLVTDSRAERFAGKFPADEIHVVPSATIGSKNPISVARSLFTLWKGIRVARKLMARLRPKVVVGFGGYPTVPPLIAATGMGIPSMIHEQNAVMGRANKALAARVKAIAGGFLPETGGQYAQKTVTTGNPVRPAVLDAATLAYEASADGEFRLVVFGGSQGAQFFSKAIPSAIAALEPQDRARLKITQQARPEDRDEVVRTYADLGIPADVSPFFTDMAARIGHAHLIISRSGASTVSEVSVIGRPAILVPYPYALDHDQAANAAALASGGGAKVIAQSELSTERLASIVSKAMHDPAGMATMAANARKAGKPDAARLLASMVEAIAGGKTIAQFKGERP, encoded by the coding sequence ATGAACAAAGGCATCGTTCTTCTCGCCGCCGGGGGTACCGGCGGCCATCTCTTTCCCGCAGAGGCGCTGGCCCATGAGCTGAAGGCCGGCGGCTGGTCGGTGCATCTCGTCACCGACAGCCGCGCCGAGCGCTTTGCCGGCAAGTTCCCGGCGGACGAGATCCATGTCGTGCCGTCCGCGACCATCGGCTCGAAGAACCCGATCAGCGTCGCCAGATCACTCTTCACGCTCTGGAAGGGCATTCGCGTGGCGCGCAAGCTGATGGCGCGCCTGCGGCCGAAGGTCGTCGTCGGTTTCGGCGGCTACCCCACCGTGCCGCCGCTCATCGCCGCCACCGGCATGGGCATCCCCTCGATGATCCACGAGCAGAACGCCGTCATGGGTCGCGCCAACAAGGCGCTCGCCGCCCGCGTCAAGGCAATCGCCGGCGGTTTCCTGCCCGAAACGGGCGGGCAATATGCGCAAAAGACCGTGACGACGGGCAATCCCGTGCGCCCTGCGGTTCTCGACGCTGCAACCCTTGCCTATGAAGCGTCGGCAGACGGCGAATTCCGCCTCGTCGTCTTCGGTGGCAGCCAGGGCGCGCAATTCTTCTCCAAGGCCATTCCCTCGGCGATCGCGGCCCTCGAGCCGCAGGACCGCGCACGGCTGAAGATCACCCAGCAGGCGCGACCGGAAGATCGCGACGAGGTGGTGCGCACCTATGCCGATCTCGGCATCCCCGCCGACGTTTCTCCCTTCTTCACGGATATGGCCGCGCGCATCGGCCATGCGCATCTCATCATCAGCCGGTCCGGCGCCTCCACGGTGTCGGAAGTGTCGGTCATCGGCCGGCCGGCCATTCTCGTGCCCTATCCCTATGCGCTCGATCACGACCAGGCGGCCAATGCCGCTGCGCTTGCCTCCGGCGGCGGAGCGAAGGTGATCGCGCAGTCGGAGCTTTCGACGGAGCGGCTCGCCAGCATCGTTTCCAAGGCGATGCACGATCCCGCGGGCATGGCGACCATGGC
- the ftsW gene encoding putative lipid II flippase FtsW, with amino-acid sequence MVSRAERGALADWFWTIDRFFLAAFILLMGLGFMLSFAASPAVAERLGLDSFHFVKRHAMFLLPAIAVMFGISFMSPRQVRRAAMILLVISLAAMVLALFFGVEVKGSRRWISIGSFSIQPSEFMKPAFVVICAWLFAEHARQPEIPGNLFAIILFGIVAALLVAQPDLGQTILTAAVWGGMFFMAGMPWLWIIILGGAAVGGLLTAYTFLPHVAARIDKFWTGEGDTFQMDTAREAIIRGDWFGQGPGEGTVKRIIPDSHTDFIFSVAAEEFGIIFCMVIVMIFAFVVMRGLNHAFKERNDFTRFAVAGLVLQMGTQSMINIGVNLELLPAKGMTLPLISYGGSSMIAVCVTAGFILALTRHRPEKRASERSLFRGGIVAPAE; translated from the coding sequence ATGGTTAGTCGTGCCGAACGTGGTGCATTGGCGGACTGGTTTTGGACGATAGACCGGTTCTTCCTCGCGGCCTTCATCCTTCTGATGGGCCTCGGTTTCATGCTGTCCTTCGCCGCCAGCCCGGCGGTTGCCGAACGACTGGGGCTTGACAGCTTCCACTTCGTCAAGCGCCACGCGATGTTCCTGCTGCCGGCCATTGCGGTGATGTTCGGCATTTCCTTCATGTCGCCGCGGCAGGTGCGGCGCGCGGCGATGATCCTTCTCGTCATTTCGCTGGCGGCCATGGTGCTGGCGCTGTTCTTCGGCGTCGAGGTCAAGGGCTCGCGCCGCTGGATTTCCATCGGCAGCTTCTCCATCCAGCCGTCGGAATTCATGAAGCCTGCCTTCGTCGTCATCTGCGCCTGGCTCTTCGCCGAACATGCCCGCCAGCCGGAAATTCCCGGCAACCTCTTCGCCATCATCCTCTTCGGCATCGTCGCGGCACTGCTCGTCGCCCAGCCTGACCTTGGTCAGACCATCCTGACGGCCGCCGTCTGGGGCGGCATGTTCTTCATGGCCGGCATGCCGTGGCTGTGGATCATCATTCTCGGCGGCGCGGCCGTCGGCGGCCTCCTGACGGCCTATACGTTCCTTCCCCACGTGGCGGCGCGTATCGACAAGTTCTGGACCGGCGAGGGCGATACGTTCCAGATGGATACCGCGCGCGAGGCGATCATTCGTGGTGACTGGTTCGGCCAGGGGCCGGGCGAGGGCACCGTCAAGCGGATCATTCCCGACAGCCATACCGACTTCATCTTCTCGGTCGCCGCCGAAGAGTTCGGCATCATCTTCTGCATGGTCATCGTCATGATCTTCGCCTTCGTGGTGATGCGTGGCCTCAACCATGCCTTCAAGGAGCGCAACGATTTCACGCGCTTCGCCGTCGCCGGCCTCGTGCTGCAGATGGGCACGCAGTCCATGATCAATATCGGCGTGAACCTCGAGCTGCTGCCGGCCAAGGGCATGACGCTGCCACTGATCTCCTATGGCGGTTCGTCGATGATCGCGGTCTGCGTGACGGCCGGCTTCATCCTGGCGTTGACCCGCCACCGGCCGGAAAAGCGCGCCTCCGAGCGCAGCCTCTTCCGCGGCGGTATCGTGGCGCCCGCTGAATAA